The following coding sequences lie in one Desmodus rotundus isolate HL8 chromosome 1, HLdesRot8A.1, whole genome shotgun sequence genomic window:
- the SLC5A2 gene encoding sodium/glucose cotransporter 2, translating into MLARMEEHTEAGLPPGLGEQRALIDNPADILVIAAYFLLVIGVGLWSMCRTNRGTVGGYFLAGRSMVWWPVGASLFASNIGSGHFVGLAGTGAASGLAVAGFEWNALFVVLLLGWLFAPVYLTAGVITMPQYLRKRFGGHRIRLYLSVLSLFLYIFTKISVDMFSGAVFIQQALGWNIYASVIALLGITMVYTVTGGLAALMYTDTVQTFVILGGAFILMGYAFHEVGGYSGLFDKYLGAMTALTVSEDPAVGNISSSCYQPRPDSYHLLRDPVTGDLPWPALLLGLTIVSGWYWCSDQVIVQRCLAGKNLTHIKAGCILCGYLKLMPMFLMVMPGMISRILYPDEVACVVPEVCKHVCGTEVGCSNIAYPRLVVKLMPNGLRGLMLAVMLAALMSSLASIFNSSSTLFTMDIYTRLRPHAGDRELLLVGRLWVVFIVAVSVAWLPVVQAAQGGQLFDYIQAVSSYLAPPVSAVFVLALFVPRVNEKGAFWGLIGGLLMGLARLIPEFSFGSGSCVQPSVCPALLCGVHYLYFAIVLFICSGLLTLVVSLCTAPIPRKHLHRLVFSLRHSKEEREDLDADEVEGPASTPVQNGCPEHAVEMEESQSPAPGLFRQCLLWFCGMSRGGAGSSPPPTQEEVAAATRQLEDISEDPRWARVVNFNALLMMAVATFLWGFYA; encoded by the exons ATGTTGGCCAGAATGGAGGAGCACACAGAGGCAGGCTTGCCaccagggctgggggagcagagggCCTTAATTGACAACCCTGCTGATATCCTGGTCATTGCTGCTTATTTCCTGCTGGTCATTGGTGTCGGCTTGTGG TCCATGTGCAGAACCAACAGAGGCACCGTGGGCGGCTACTTCCTGGCAGGACGAAGCATGGTGTGGTGGCCG GTCGGGGCCTCTCTCTTTGCCAGCAACATCGGCAGTGGCCACTTTGTGGGCCTTGCAGGGACGGGTGCTGCAAGCGGCTTGGCTGTGGCTGGATTTGAGTGGAAC GCGCTGTTTGTGGTGCTGCTACTCGGCTGGCTCTTTGCGCCGGTGTATCTGACCGCTGGTGTCATTACGATGCCGCAGTACCTACGCAAGCGCTTCGGTGGCCACCGTATTCGCCTCTACCTGTCCGTGCTATCGCTTTTTCTGTATATCTTCACCAAGATTTCG GTGGACATGTTCTCCGGGGCGGTATTCATTCAGCAGGCTCTGGGCTGGAACATCTATGCCTCCGTCATTGCGCTCCTGGGCATCACCATGGTCTACACTGTGACAG GAGGGTTGGCAGCACTGATGTACACGGATACCGTGCAGACCTTTGTCATTCTCGGGGGGGCCTTCATCCTCATGGGTTACG CTTTCCACGAAGTGGGCGGGTATTCGGGGCTTTTCGACAAATACTTGGGGGCAATGACGGCGCTGACGGTGTCTGAGGATCCGGCCGTGGGCAACATCTCCAGCTCCTGCTACCAACCTCGGCCAGACTCCTACCATCTGCTCCGGGACCCTGTCACGGGGGACCTACCATGGCCCGCTCTGCTCCTGGGGCTTACCATTGTCTCTGGCTGGTACTGGTGTAGTGACCAG GTCATTGTGCAGCGCTGCCTGGCAGGGAAGAACCTGACCCACATCAAGGCCGGCTGCATCCTGTGTGGCTACTTGAAGCTGATGCCTATGTTCCTTATGGTCATGCCGGGCATGATCAGCCGCATCCTTTACCCAG ACGAAGTGGCATGCGTGGTGCCTGAGGTGTGTAAGCATGTGTGCGGCACTGAGGTGGGCTGCTCCAACATCGCCTACCCACGGCTCGTCGTGAAGCTCATGCCCAATG GTCTGCGTGGACTCATGTTGGCGGTCATGCTGGCTGCACTGATGTCCTCGCTAGCCTCAATCTTTAACAGCAGCAGCACACTTTTCACCATGGACATCTACACACGCTTGCGGCCTCACGCCGGGGACCGCGAGCTGCTGTTAGTAGGACG GCTCTGGGTGGTGTTCATCGTGGCAGTATCTGTGGCCTGGCTACCTGTGGTGCAGGCAGCACAGGGCGGGCAGCTCTTCGACTATATCCAGGCAGTCTCCAGCTACCTGGCGCCACCAGTGTCTGCGGTCTTCGTGCTGGCGCTCTTTGTGCCCCGCGTCAATGAGAAA GGTGCCTTCTGGGGGCTGATTGGGGGCCTGCTGATGGGTCTGGCGCGCCTTATTCCGGAGTTTTCCTTTGGCTCCGGCAGCTGTGTTCAACcctctgtgtgcccagcactcCTCTGCGGGGTGCATTACCTCTATTTTGCCATTGTGCTCTTCATCTGCTCTGGCCTCCTCACTCTCGTAGTCTCACTGTGCACAGCACCCATCCCGCGCAAGCAC CTCCACCGCCTGGTTTTCAGTCTCCGACACagcaaggaggagagggaggacctGGATGCTGATGAGGTGGAAGGTCCAGCCTCAACCCCTGTACAGAATGGGTGTCCCGAGCATGCAGTAGAGATGGAGG AGTCCCAATCTCCAGCACCAGGCCTGTTTCGCCAGTGCCTGCTCTGGTTCTGCGGAAtgagcaggggtggggcaggtagtTCCCCACCTCCTACCCAGGAGGAGGTGGCTGCAGCAACCAGGCAGCTGGAGGACATCAGTGAGGACCCAAGATGGGCTCGTGTGGTCAACTTCAATGCTCTGCTCATGATGGCCGTGGCCACGTTCCTCTGGGGCTTTTATGCCTGA